The Vespula vulgaris chromosome 3, iyVesVulg1.1, whole genome shotgun sequence DNA window ATATTAGACAACATGTTGCGAAAGTGAGTTTGGCAAGCGTtgacattcttttctttcttttttaccgtCTTATTTCATAAAGATTCTCCTTGTAACAATCGCAAACGGAAATTATCGAGTGTCGTTAAACAAAAACAATCGACCAATCGACGTCGGCCGATCTAATCGATACATAAACATTGTTATTTCTCTGgtaatatcgtatatacacAACGTGAtacacaaagaaaattattcgagaaGTAATTCCTTGATTAACTCGGTAATAACATCGCtgcttttttatcatttttagttACAAAATAACACGCGAACATGGTGATTAGTTTgacttttacatatttatataatttttatcttgcaATGCTTATAAAGAATTAAGTGTCATCGTACATCTTCAAACACATTACAATGCAATGTACATGCATGAGACCATTAATTGGTGGcgacaataatatataaattaataacgataaaataatgatagttGTACGATCTGCAAAATTTAACGACTGAATATTAATTACTGTGATATACTGTAACAAATCTtgttagtattatataatgtttgtTAATTTACAATAGTATGATCATGTATATTGCATGCCTGTTGTGTGTaatcatatgtatgtagacATTTTTAAAGCTAAAagttttgataattattatcgtagtTAAGTAGAAAAGTGCAAATGgtaggaaaataattttacgttatttacAGGCACATAATAAGGATTATACCCGTCTCAGTAAAAAACTATCGTATTTGCTGCGTCACGGTGCCATAAAAGAAGGATTATCGATCAAGGCAGACGGATTTGTACCGGTAGATCAACTTTTATCCAAAACTTTACACGGGTGTACCCtagaagatataaagaaagtgGTAGAGACCaacgataagaaaagattCGTACTTAACGAGAATAATGGTACTTGGGAAATTAAAGCTACTCAAGGTCATTCTATAAACGAAATCGATAATTTGTCCTTAAAGCCGCTTGATCATGTTgattttgatataatacacggtacatattatagaaattgggaaaatataaaattaaaaggtTTATCTTGCATGAGAAGAAATCATATTCATTTTTCGAAAGGATTAGATTTCACATGTGGATTGAGGAAAAGTGCGGacgtttatatttacatagattttgaaaaagcaaaaagagacggattgaaatttttcgaatctgaaaatgaaataatcctTTGCGCTGGTAATGACAaaggaattatagaaaaaaaatattttttaaaagtttacTCAACGAATGGAaagatattgaatttatattaaatctgtaagatataaaatatttcataaaaaaaattgcatacCTGTACAGATACGTACCtatatgagatatatatatttcagtaTACATAAactgtaatattataaaactgtTAAATAATGGCAACTTATTGCGAAGTTTGTtctttacaattaaataacGATTATGCATTTAGAACTCACTTAACAGGcaagaaacatttaaaaaattatcaacaaaaagaatttcaaaagaaGATCCTTGAAAACTCTATATTTGTTTCTCCTATACCAAGATATTTTACTGCATGTAAATTAATCGAGTTTTTTCTACAATTCGGCTCCATAGACAGTTACAAAATTGGAGCGAATTATGCTATTATAACGTTTAATAAGAGGTATGGAAAAGTTTCAGCAATCGtctgtattaattatttagtcAAATACTCTGAATACGttaccttcttttctttccttttattagaGAACCCGTGAACTACTTACTAAACAATCCTATCTggataaacaaaacaaaattggatattaaaagaagaacatTGAACAGTAcgttgtatatattgtatcatACTATTATCGCGTATATTTCAGTATGCctttaacgaaataatttcaattatttattttaagatcCAAAGAAGATGTGCAACGCTAATCCAACCGAGGTAGCGAAAGTTATAGATTACGATTCTATAAAGACTATATTTGAGGAAGAAACTACGTTTGACAATCAGCTCGCTGCATTTTTGAATGCAGTACTTCTTAGCAATGCCGAGGTTGAGACACGATATGAAAATATCTGTAAATCTTTGAGTCTTATATTTGCATCCGTATTTCCTAATTGTCAAACGTATAGATTTGGATCTACGCAGACAGGACTAGGATTTAAGGAATGCGACTTGGACATCTATATGGATATTGGTAAACTTAACTAGTAAACTTGGCGAGCTAgttaaattattgatcaaTTAATGCGATACTAGtgaaatatatctttaattgtaattaacgCTATCGACTTGTACTTCTTACAGGCGTGCCGATATgtgaaagtaaaaatagtCCTTGGACAATGAGGAAGGTATTTAAAGAAGTAAAATCTATCATGTACAAGATAAACAATGTATTCACCGACATAGTGCCAATACTGAAAGCGAAAACTCCTATTATAAAGTTTTATCACGTCCCAACAAAGATCTCCTGCGATATTTCCTTTAAAAATGGTTTTGGCATATATAACAGTGATCTAATAAAACACTGCCTATCGCTTGACATGAGATTAAAGCCATTAATGATTCTTATAAAGTATTGGGCAAGACAATGTAAAATATCCGGTTGTGGAAAGATATCTAATTATGCGCTAATAATGttgatcattttttatctgcAACAAGCAGAGCCAAGCATACTTCCGCCTTTAAAGGAATTTCAGAAAACGTGCGTACCAAAAATTGTTAACGGTTGGCAAGTAAACTTTGATGAGAATATGGTATCGCCAGCAATTgtcaacagcaacaacataCCTCAACTTCTGCTAGGTTTTTTCGAATACtacattaattttcaattcaaAACGAACGTCGTCTGTCCCTGGGATGGTATATCTCATACAAAAGAGGAATTCATCGAAGTAGACAAGTTGCCAAACTATATGGCACGGTATAAAGAAATTGCAATAACGGAAGATCTTAAGCTTGACATTGGTAAATTCGTTTGCATTCAAGACCCGATTGAATTAAATCGTAATGTTGCCGCCTCTACGTCGCAACGAACCATAACATTGTTTCAAGAATATTGCAAAGTGGGCGCGGACCTTTGTACGTCGGAGCGTGTGGACAATTACAAAAATCTTTTAGAATATCTATTTACATCCGTATCTAAACCAAATAACGACAATATACAGATAGTTATAGCAATACATGCTGGACCATATCTGAGTATCGGTTTGCCAGATAATTTCGAAGAGCGCGAGgacataattaataaagagCAATACAAAAGAGATAATTGGTATTTTATAGTATTCAATCTAGTAAAAGACATCTTTGAAAAAGTGTATAAACTAAAAGTAGAAGTACTTTCTGCCGACAAAGAAGCCAAGcaacaaaaaattgaaatccTGTCGGATGTACATACAAAAGAACATAAGCAGTTTTTGTTGCACTGTGTGGGAACCAAATGTATATGGTCCAATAGAAAAGCCGGTGCAGTTAATCCAAATCCAAGCATGAGCGCCTTGGACAGAGAAGCAAGCATATCGGACAACGTACTAGAAGAGAACCGTAAAAGAGGTCGTCTCAGAGAAGTAAAACTAGactttatatgtaaatttgagaagaaagagaacccAGTGCACGTCCAATTAGAACTGATTAACAAGAATAGTAGAGCGAAACTTTTTAAGGAGTTTGGATACGCAGTTAGAGACAAAATACGAAGAATTGCTATGAATACTTTATTGCATATGCTACAACATGAGAAGCAGTACTAAGTAACATCTATTATGCTCGATTGTATCAATAAAAGTAAACCTTTGAAACTCCATAATGCGAAGGAATTTGGTGATGGGAAGGACCAAATATTCCGACAGCGATTGCCTTATTTCATTCAGTTGATCATGATATTgatatattgaaaaagtttACAAGTAACTAAATAGAACAAAACACAATAATTGTCAATtgacacatatacatatcttattttcttaatatctaGCGtgtttaaaaagattatttttctacgcaagtataataattcatgtatagatgtttttttttccatttgttcTCTCTCCGCCAAAAGAATCGAGACTGAGATTTTTTtgctgtttcttcttttttcttttttcttttttcttttttcttttcttttcttctttttttttttttgccgaGAAAAATATGCGTCGATAAGAAACGAATCATGGAAAGAGTCGTCAGTCTTGTCGTCGATCAGCAATCGTGCGTAAGAATTGTATGAATGCGTGTATCGGCATATTTAAACTTCAAGAAAATTCGAATCGTATTGATTTGTAAATTAAAACGGATCAAACCGATCCTTTgatcataataaatatgaatatttacttctttcaATTCCTTATGAATAAAAGTTTATTGATAAGCATAAATAATTTGACGTAAAGAAAGTTTGTCATTGACACCGATGATGATCATGTATACGAAGAGTTATAGGGAAATAAAGAATCGGACGTTGATCATATAAAACACTAGCTCGAGCCGAAGATTAGTTGGTTCGATTTCTTGTATTGGTAATCAAAATGGCGGGTTAGTAATGTGTCGAGTATTTGTCGTGTTTTTAATTCTTCGGATTTGGAGTATTTAATATTAGTGTTGTAAAATCTAGGAAAGAATATGAATTGGCGATTGTTTAGTTAGATTTATCATTACGTCTCATTTTTACACGATATCGTCGTTGGGATTAAGATAGGTATATACAAAAACAATATCGATTCATGCAccagagaaacaaaataaagacaGATATATTCGGCTGTGAGTTAATTACGATTGCGCTCGTTTCTAGCAGTGAAAAGCATGTTACCTTTTTTGAATCGCATTAAATTCCTATTTATGTAGCTTATCAGAAAAATATGTCTGACAATGTGAATGCATGAATAGTTGAACAGATCCGGAGATCAGAAATTTAACGCAGCAGCGAGTAACGAGCCATTGATGGGTTTTATGCTTAATGAATAATGTGAAAGAAGAGTagagatatatcgaattaaagCTCGAAAGGTTCACACCGAAACGTTTTAATATCTTACGCTTGGTGTACTTTGCAGTTACCAATcctgattttcttttaacgtatTTGAACGATGCTTACCGAAGATTATAGACGTGTATATTTTCATGTAGCTATTCTCTTTgtatctattataaataagtatgtaCTATTTATAACAGTTATGCTTTGCCTGTCTTTGTCTTAAATAcagttaaattttaataaacgtaaGAAGCTTCTCAAAAGATACCGACCTTTCGTATTCTCCTATGTTTGAAAAACTGAAACCTCACAGAATAATTACAGTTTTTAAGCGAAATGAGTGATGTCGCCAAGATGGAAGAGTTTTATACGACTACCATTAAAAAGGAGATCGATAGCGAAGCTGATGATACGTCGCAAGAACACCAATCTACCGTTGTGAAAAAAGAGTCTATCATCAAGAGTACCAACGAAGACGTGCAACGTGCCATCGAAGGTCTCAAGGAGATACCAGATGAAGAACTGCAAGAGTTCTTAGACGACGACTTTATGGAAGGTCTCAATGTCGTCGACGCTTGGGAAGGAGAGGAAGACAGGAATCGCGAGGAGCAAAAGCCTCGAATTAAAGAGCACGAAGAAAGGCAACCATCTAGGTAGCGATTCTTACTTTATTAAGAAAGATGTTTCCTTAATTATAAGTATCAGCTTCGATCTTCTACTACCTTTAACGTATTGTTTCCGTGGCATTGAGAGAACGTCGCTTCAACGATTTGGTAGGTAATAATCGGTATCGTTGCCTGTGATCTCTACATACGATACatgttttgttcttttgtcttttttgtttataaatatatatatatatatcaaaaaaaaaaaaaaataataataataataataataatgatagtaataataaagataagaaataaaaaataaaaagtaaaataaaagtaagaaataaaaaataagaggaaagaaaaaacacataCATAGTTAAAAAGAAGTTATGTCTCAGTTATTGCAAGCCAGTGACATTCAGCAGAGAGtgatggaaaaaataattatagggAGCGCTATCGCAGAGAACGTAAACGGTCTTACAGTCGTGAGAAACCaaaacgagaggaaaagaaacgcgAGGAGATTCGGCGAGACCCTTCTAAGAGCACAAAggacatagagagagataaaatgcGTACGAAAAGGGACAACGAGAGTAAGTTGTTggcggagaaagaaaaagccaTAAAACACCTGCTCGATTCGGACAACGTGGTACCACCGGGCACCGAAAGCGAAGCTATTCAGAGTATCACGGATAAGCAAAACGAGGAACGAGTACAAATGCGTAGTCGAAGAAGTAGAGAACGTCGTAGAAGTCCGGAAAGAGCAAAGTTAAGTCCAGTACGTAGAAAAAGTTACGATCGGTTCAGAGCAAGCCCGCACAGAAGAATTTTGAGTCCTGTCCGTCGTAGAAGTCCGTTCAGAATGAGCccggaaaaaaggagaagttcGCCGAGGATAAATTGCGATCGTAGAAGTCCTCTCGTATTATCGCCCGAGAGACGAAGAAGTCCGTACAGGCGATTAAGTTGGGAACGAAGATTGAGCGCGGATAGAAGATGGAGCGCCGAACGACATAGGAGAAGAACGGAAATGCACGAACGGTAAGAGAACACGCATACTttctatatagaaaaatacgttAGTACAGATAGATCCCCATACGATCGCGATCTTGCGCGATACGATCGAGTAAGCGGGGCTTTATCGTAATACCACGAGTAGTTTAGAACAAAGggagaatatttaaattgtaACTTTGAATTGTCAAGACGAAGAAGTCGATCTCGTGATCGGCAACGAAGTCGCAGCATGGAACGTTTCCGAAGAAGGTCCCGTTCGCCGATCAACAGGAGGTACAGTCCAAGACGTCGAAGTCGTACGCGCAGCAGGTCGTTGGAACGACGTACCAGGAAACGATCGCCCTTCATCAACGAACTCGCGAGGCAGTTGCGAAACGAAGCGATGATATCGAATTCTACGTACATATCGGCGTCGTCGATGGAAGGGATATCGCCGATCATGAACGCGCCTGTGTACACGCAGGAGGCGGAAGTTCGAGCACCGTTGTCGCAGCCTTACATGCATCAGGGTGGGCCACCGACGACGGCGCAACCACCGCAACCGCCTCCACCGCCTTCCGTTCTGCCGATGCCGTCGGGTGTGCCGCAATTCATCAATTTCGATATTCCCGCACCCCCGCCGTCTATGGGCTTCGACGCCGCTTCTTTACATCCGATGCCACCCGCTCACTATTCCTCCGGACCCGTGATGTACAATCACAATGCGGTACAAACGAACGCGGGAATGACGACGCAAACGGGACCCAGAACTGCCCTACTACCGACGCCGCAACAAGCCACCCCACAGCCGGTGCCTGCACCAGGAACGATGGATCACCAGGTCATGGGATACGTTCCGCAACACGGATTACCTCCGGTCGTCTCGCACCTAGACCCATCCAACAACGCCGGCAAGCCCTCCAACGCGTCCGTGGTCCTTCCGCCTTCTTCTCCAAACTACAAAGACCGTAGGCCGTCGCTATCCTCGCACAACGGATTCCAGCCTCGCGAAGAACGCTTGAAGACTCCCGAACCGCCCGTCATCTCCGATACCAAAGTAAACACTTTATGTATCATAgcgataatatttcattcgttcgttcgttcgttcgagatCTTCGACGAGCGCGAAATCGTCGTTGCCAACGATAACGCGGCGACGCATTCGTCCGACGTATTCATTCACACAACACGCATATATCACACCTACTAAAACCCGTTTCTGTTTCATATCCGGAGAAGCTATTAATCGATCACTTTGCATTTAAACTTGCAGCAATTCGAAAAGACCAGCTTGTCCAGTCTACTGGAAGCGTCTGTTTCCGCTAAAGGTGCGAGTATGagcttttctttattttgcgATCTAACGAATTTGTGAATCAATCTCAGTTCGTACGAGTTGACACGATGTATTAATACccttgcattttcttttttatatcctttagATTCGTCTAGTCCTCCGGTCTTGTATCCAGGTGAGaatcttaacgttaacgataTTAAAGCGCTTCCGATCGCGTTTCGTGTCGTTCGATCGACGGGTATGTCGCCACGGTGTTACGAGgctttacgaaagaaagaaagaaaaagaaagcgaaaCGAAAGGCACCGTCGCGCGTGCGAGAAACGCTCGCGAAGCATGAAAACGATAGGGAAAATACAGTATAAACGCGACCAATGTGTTCTCTCTTATTAATCGTAGGTggaatttgttttttccatCGCAGGATTCAAGCCAGAAATACTACGGCATTGCGAGCACGCGCTACGTGAACTTCCGATCGAAGATCCACGTTTAAAAATGAAGGGCAGATTTTTCTTTGACCCTAACAAGGGAGACAGTAACAACAAGTACGAGGAATACCCTTCGAACTCCGTACTCTTGCAGAAAGGCAAGAACAAGATATATTGGGAGGAGGATGACGTGCAACAGTACAACGCGACCGTGACGAAGCAAGCCGTGCAAACTCACCAAAAGATTTGTCAGACCGAGGAGATCGAGACCGACACCAAGTACGTGGAAGCGCGCGTCGATATGGTCGATTTCGAGATGCAAGTGTATCCGGACGACATCGAGGAGGTCGccaaagaggaaaggaaatcGATCATGGATAGACTCGATTGGAAGATACGAGATAAACATCGAGAGACGGACGACCTAAGGTGGAGCTTGAGCAATTCGTCGCAGAAACGTCCGTGGAAGAAGGGATCGTCGCCTGGCAGAAGGTCGGCCGAGCGCGAGCATCATCTCGAAACCGTACCGTCGCCCGAACATCCATCGAGAAACTTTAAAATGGACTCCCCTATGAGAAGTAGAGACAGCTATTCCAGTCACAGGGGATCGTTTCGCGATCATTACGACAGATATTCGCCGAATTGCAGACGCTCGACGAACATGGACGATTTTCGCGAGAATAGAAGCGATCGTAGTCACGGCGAAAGCCCGATGAAACTGGAGGATTCCGAGGAAGATTCGGACGACACGTTTACATTCCAAAGAGAGATATGGGATTGGTACGGAAGAGGGAAATCGTTGCGAGGGAAGACTAATGCGACGAGAGGGAAATATTCGGGAGGTAGACCGTATCGCGGACGATGCGCTTTCCACAAGTTCTAATCTCATATAGATTATACGTGTAGTAGAGTAAATATATTGGAAACAATTATACTGCGAGGATGCACAGTCCGACGTACGAAATCGATGGTTAACGGTATAAGAGTCGGACTGTGTGTcgttgttaagaaaaaaagaaaaaaaaagaaaagaaaagaaaagtcgtcgcgtacgttatatatatgtatgtatgtatgtatgtatacgtatacgtatgtatcaaCGATTAACTGTATCGGTCGGCGACCGACGAGTTCGAGCGTAACATTTTTTCTACGCGCGAAAGACACGCGAACCCGTCGACGAAGTGCGCGCGTGAGTTTTCAAAAGTGCGAGCGCAGAGAGGGGAAACGCGATTTACTTGCTCtgcacaaaaaaaagaaaaaaaaaagaaataccgtAATACGGTGCCTACGAAAAGCATCGAGTCGCAATCCGTTTTTTCGCCATGACTCTTTTTACATTCTTGCGGctctttcgtttgtttttatatcattttaccGAAAAGCCAACGCGCGAGAGAAGAACAAAAGTACATTTTTCATACCGATCGCTTTTGCGTACGGTCGTCGCAAAAAATCGGTTGCGTCGACGTCTTTCGTGGCTATCGTATGTCGTTCGAAGGAACAGCCAGGAAAAGCTTTTAGCTTTTCTACCAATGGAAAGATTatgttttttcaaatatacacTTACACCGATGATCCTTTATGCGTTTCGTCAATCATTACGAACCCCTACGCGATCGATCTACGCGTCGATCGCACAAGTACCaaaatttctcttctcgttcccTATCTCGaagaatcgaattaaattcgaAGCGGTTTGATTCGCGCGCGTCTACGTTTCGACGAACGGACGTCACGTAGCGCGCGCGTTTGGACGAATCGGAGGCAAGGAGGAGCGGACCAATAGGAAATCTGCGACGCGTTCGTCGCGAGAAGGGACGCGATTGGACGAGGTCGCTGATTGGACGAACGCGGCCGAGCGACCGCGAGCAAAGGCGAACGGAGGTTGGTAGAACTCGGACGTCCCGTAGGAAGACGAGAGttcgacgagaaagaaaggaaagagcgAGGAACGCTAGCGCCAGCGGTCCGCGCGACGGAAATTCGAGGAAACATTCGGCATGGATCCAGCTCCATGTTCGGCCGTGAAAGCGATGCGGTGTCCCCGCGGTTAGGGCGTAAGATTCTCGTGTCTTTGGCGAGAACGTGGTGCGTTTTGTACGGGTCGACCGGCGAATCGGTCGACGTAAAAGGGCGCGCTATCGCACGTAAATCGTATCGGGAGTTCGGTACACGGTGGTGGTGGGTGTGCGCGCGTCGAGGTAGAGCGGCGTGGCGGAGCGACTCGAGAGACTCGTGGAGAGGAATACGACAAGAGGAAGtagaagtggaagaagaagaagaaggagaagaagaagaagaagaagaagaagaagaggaggaggaggaggaggaggaggaggaagaggaagaagaagaagaagaagaaggtggtggtggtggaggaggaggaggtagcGGTGTTGTTGGTCGATTTGGaagggaaggaggaggatCGCGAGGTGCCtcgagaagaggaaggagaaaaagaaggtttGTCCTCGTCGACGTCCGCTCGTCTTCCTCGTCACGGCGGGGTACGGTGTCGCGAGACTCATCGTCGGCCGAAGGGCTCGTCGTCGAAGCGtgtcatcgttgtcgttgtcgtcgccgtcgtcgtcgtcgtcgtcgtcgtcgtcgtcgttgtcgtcgtcgacggTGACGCCGGCCGCGGCGGCGCGTGGTGCGAGGACGAGGTGAATGCACGGCGGCCGCGGTGTGTGTGTCAGTGGTGTGCTCTCGTGTCTTCGTCGCTCGTGGAAACCCGCCAAAAGCCGCGGCCGCGAACAAGCACCACTAGGATTAGCAGTGGCGTGTGCGACAGCTGGACCgagatcgtcgtcgtcgtcgtcgtcgtcgttgtcagtGCAAGCGAACGCGCTGTATCGAAGAAAAccgaagagaagggaaaaggacAGCGGAGGAAAGAAATTGGTAGGACAGAAGTATTCTTGGTATCGGCACGTTGCATCGTATTTCTCGTACGGACGTCGTACCGTTTCGAAAACGGGTATCGTCGCGACGTTTCTGGACCAAAACTACCGCTACTACGAAGAGCAGTAGCATCGTTAACGGCAGTAGCAGCggcaacagcagcagtagcagtagtagtaatagcagcagcagcagcagcagcagcagcatcgGCGGCGTCAGCGCACGACGGTGGCGGCTGCGTTCTGTTATTATTTTGCCGCGGTGCTTTTGACCCTTCGAACCGGGCGAGTTCATTGCGGCAGTGTCGCGGGGGTGTTTGCCCGACGTCTAGCGCACCACTCGGCAGCAGCAGtagcggcggcggcggcggcggcggcggcggcggcggcggcgacgacgGCAGTGGCGCCAGAGGACGACGTCGCGCGAGCGCGTCCGCTCGCACTCGCGCTCCTTTTGCATCTTTCACCTCCTCGTGCCCGATAACCTATCGGGTGATCGCGCGAGAGAGCGCCGCCTCGAGAGTAGAAGAGGAGCcgtctctttatcttctcctctttctctctctctttctctctctctctcctctctctccgcTCCTTCCTCGAGACGACGCAAGCACCGCGGTGAGAAAGGTGCGCTGCGGAGTACCACGTGATACGGTACAACACCTCTTCGCcttctctttgttttccttcttGCTCTTTttgccgtcgtcgtcgtcttcgtcgtcgtcgtcgtcgtcgtcgtcgtcgttattattatcgtcgttgttgttgtcatCTTTAACAGCAGTGATAACGGTAGCAGCGTGAACGTCACTCGACAACGACGCATCGAGATCGTTCGTATCGTAATTTTCGAAGCGCGTTAAACGcacgaaaaacaaagagaggcAACGTCGATGATATCGTCTGTTCTCTCGTAAAgagtacgacgacgacgacgagacaGCAACAACGCAACGCGGCAACAAAAGCCGAAAGCTATCGgaagcaacagcagcagcagcagccgcagcagcagcagcagtagcagtagcagtagcagta harbors:
- the LOC127062750 gene encoding tRNA 2'-phosphotransferase 1; this translates as MAHNKDYTRLSKKLSYLLRHGAIKEGLSIKADGFVPVDQLLSKTLHGCTLEDIKKVVETNDKKRFVLNENNGTWEIKATQGHSINEIDNLSLKPLDHVDFDIIHGTYYRNWENIKLKGLSCMRRNHIHFSKGLDFTCGLRKSADVYIYIDFEKAKRDGLKFFESENEIILCAGNDKGIIEKKYFLKVYSTNGKILNLY
- the LOC127062180 gene encoding uncharacterized protein LOC127062180, with product MATYCEVCSLQLNNDYAFRTHLTGKKHLKNYQQKEFQKKILENSIFVSPIPRYFTACKLIEFFLQFGSIDSYKIGANYAIITFNKREPVNYLLNNPIWINKTKLDIKRRTLNNPKKMCNANPTEVAKVIDYDSIKTIFEEETTFDNQLAAFLNAVLLSNAEVETRYENICKSLSLIFASVFPNCQTYRFGSTQTGLGFKECDLDIYMDIGVPICESKNSPWTMRKVFKEVKSIMYKINNVFTDIVPILKAKTPIIKFYHVPTKISCDISFKNGFGIYNSDLIKHCLSLDMRLKPLMILIKYWARQCKISGCGKISNYALIMLIIFYLQQAEPSILPPLKEFQKTCVPKIVNGWQVNFDENMVSPAIVNSNNIPQLLLGFFEYYINFQFKTNVVCPWDGISHTKEEFIEVDKLPNYMARYKEIAITEDLKLDIGKFVCIQDPIELNRNVAASTSQRTITLFQEYCKVGADLCTSERVDNYKNLLEYLFTSVSKPNNDNIQIVIAIHAGPYLSIGLPDNFEEREDIINKEQYKRDNWYFIVFNLVKDIFEKVYKLKVEVLSADKEAKQQKIEILSDVHTKEHKQFLLHCVGTKCIWSNRKAGAVNPNPSMSALDREASISDNVLEENRKRGRLREVKLDFICKFEKKENPVHVQLELINKNSRAKLFKEFGYAVRDKIRRIAMNTLLHMLQHEKQYLQFLSEMSDVAKMEEFYTTTIKKEIDSEADDTSQEHQSTVVKKESIIKSTNEDVQRAIEGLKEIPDEELQEFLDDDFMEGLNVVDAWEGEEDRNREEQKPRIKEHEERQPSRERYRRERKRSYSREKPKREEKKREEIRRDPSKSTKDIERDKMRTKRDNESKLLAEKEKAIKHLLDSDNVVPPGTESEAIQSITDKQNEERVQMRSRRSRERRRSPERAKLSPVRRKSYDRFRASPHRRILSPVRRRSPFRMSPEKRRSSPRINCDRRSPLVLSPERRRSPYRRLSWERRLSADRRWSAERHRRRTEMHERRRSRSRDRQRSRSMERFRRRSRSPINRRYSPRRRSRTRSRSLERRTRKRSPFINELARQLRNEAMISNSTYISASSMEGISPIMNAPVYTQEAEVRAPLSQPYMHQGGPPTTAQPPQPPPPPSVLPMPSGVPQFINFDIPAPPPSMGFDAASLHPMPPAHYSSGPVMYNHNAVQTNAGMTTQTGPRTALLPTPQQATPQPVPAPGTMDHQVMGYVPQHGLPPVVSHLDPSNNAGKPSNASVVLPPSSPNYKDRRPSLSSHNGFQPREERLKTPEPPVISDTKQFEKTSLSSLLEASVSAKDSSSPPVLYPGFKPEILRHCEHALRELPIEDPRLKMKGRFFFDPNKGDSNNKYEEYPSNSVLLQKGKNKIYWEEDDVQQYNATVTKQAVQTHQKICQTEEIETDTKYVEARVDMVDFEMQVYPDDIEEVAKEERKSIMDRLDWKIRDKHRETDDLRWSLSNSSQKRPWKKGSSPGRRSAEREHHLETVPSPEHPSRNFKMDSPMRSRDSYSSHRGSFRDHYDRYSPNCRRSTNMDDFRENRSDRSHGESPMKLEDSEEDSDDTFTFQREIWDWYGRGKSLRGKTNATRGKYSGGRPYRGRCAFHKF